In Phocoena sinus isolate mPhoSin1 chromosome 10, mPhoSin1.pri, whole genome shotgun sequence, a single genomic region encodes these proteins:
- the LOC116760037 gene encoding lymphoid-restricted membrane protein produces MASVKKATEKRHNPVQSICRKIQAIQKREESTNPIQQIIRYQSSRFDSPQTNPKKDFEEVLKKMMTAAIPLPDPRSSSPEKVGAFTSHPQRASPRTPSISHLSSPEYATYSLILTSSENISRPRSQSSQNYTSLIPQIRKRELFSNKDLKNCCSENDFSALTLDFDSTSNQSSEFFTPQDSVVKKLSLNEEGWKQGTDDGKEDVTYSNNRTCEEELLTSIFNACDTKCRGSVRVTKVIDYLRQTTSQGSEDGSLEELWNRLDPEKRDMHVNLETFQAITREWIAHCRNKWEGVNNGSSSRMGNSALEEDSRKSGGAIKMTTDITESVSRSFEALGGDMFKGVLEVPDLITCVADLHFNKQKLEEENNKLKLALESLEDANSQLSEDCTELNLQIKSAHQAIMRTNLLREELEELKISMNASEEQKTMIVAQNKQLEAENRALILKIRILQEENAKNIMDIYKLEKKIGELSKTEKHHQMQLRTYENTLLNKDASLQKKDLSIKELKSTIIEYESVIENLRGEKNRLARELQHLQQELIVNGIQLNVSGEHRTVNSEGENSLHCELFLAQSAKNNETKWQCSLISLSSLDTKMDQEMLLLLRALEQKGVEFTAMLQKLHEEVPEVETLIDSSLQWVTRATNPEITVKEKWENKLTEFTYIKEEKLNLCILMLNSLRNHKESLDKGFAKLIEILKRFSLEYFYFRKEFLPRQKQLEAITQLQEDAVNQEAILRKKVQEASQWLEGAAEQVGWPLTTLYAQEVSSDVLKTLK; encoded by the exons ATGGCCTCTGTCAAGAAAGCAACTGAGAAGCGGCATAACCCGGTGCAAAGCATCTGTAGAAAAATCCAAGCCAtccaaaagagagaagagagtacAAATCCCATCCAACAGATTATCAGATACCAATCTAGCAGGTTTGACAGTCCACAGACTAACCCCAAGAAAGACTTTGAAGAGGTACTGAAGAAAATGATGACTGCTGCCATTCCTCTGCCCGACCCTCGCTCCTCAAGCCCTGAGAAAGTTGGTGCCTTTACTTCACATCCTCAACGAGCGTCTCCAAGAACCCCATCCATCTCTCATCTCAGCTCTCCTGAGTATGCCACATATTCTCTTATCCTCACAAGCTCGGAAAACATCTCAAGGCCTAGATCACAGAGCTCCCAGAATTACACATCTTTGATACCGCAGATCAGAAAAAGGGAACTCTTCTCTAACAAGGATTTGAAAAACTGTTGTAGTGAAAATGATTTTAGCGCCTTAACCCTCGACTTTGATTCCACCTCTAATCAGAGCTCCGAATTTTTTACTCCTCAGGATTCAGTGGTGAAAAAATTATCTCTGAATGAAGAGG GGTGGAAACAAGGAACTGATGATGGCAAGGAAGATGTAACCTATAGCAATAACAGGACCTGTGAAGAGGAGTTGCTTACAAGTATTTTTAATGCATGTGACACCAAATGCAGAG GCTCAGTCAGAGTTACCAAAGTAATAGATTACCTGAGACAAACAACTAGTCAAGGTTCTGAAGATGGTAGCCTTGAGGAGCTGTGGAACAGGCTCGATCCTGAAAAGAGAGACATGCATGTGAATCTGGAAACCTTCCAGGCCATCACGAGAGAATGGATAGCTCACTGCAGAAACAAATG GGAAGGAGTGAATAATGGATCAAGCAGCAGAATGGGTAATTCTGCTTTGGAAGAGGACAGCAGAAAATCAGGTGGAGCAA TTAAGATGACCACAGATATAACAGAGTCTGTATCACGGAGCTTTGAGGCTTTGGGTGGAGACATGTTTAAAGGAGTCTT AGAGGTGCCTGATTTGATTACCTGTGTAGCAGACCTGCATTTCAACAAGCAGAAATTGGAGGAGGAAAATAATAAGCTTAAATTGGCATTAGAAAGCTTGGAGGACGCTAACAGCCAGTTATCAGAGGACTGTACTGAATTGAACCTTCAGATAAAAAG tgCCCACCAGGCTATTATGAGAACAAATCTGTTAAGAGAAGAACTGGAGGAACTGAAAATTAGTATGAACGCTTCAGAAGAGCAGAAGACCATGATTGTAGCCCAGAACAAACAATTA GAGGCAGAAAACCGGGCTCTGATTCTTAAGATTCGGATTCTCCAAGAAGAG AATGCTAAGAACATTATGGAtatatataaattggaaaagaagattgGGGAATTGTCTAAAACTGAGAAACACCATCAA aTGCAGTTACGCACATATGAGAACACTTTGCTTAATAAAGATGCAAGTTTGCAGAAG AAGGATTTAAGTATAAAAGAACTTAAGTCAACCATCATAGAATACGAAAGCGTTATAGAG AACTTACGAGGGGAGAAAAACAGACTGGCTCGTGAGTTACAGCACTTGCAACAGGAACTCATTGT gaatGGAATCCAGTTGAATGTCAGTGGAGAGCATAGGACTGTCAACTCTGAAGGAGAAAACTCTCTACATTGTGAACTCTTTCTTGCTCAGTCTGCAAAG AACAATGAAACCAAGTGGCAGTGCAGTTTAATCAGCTTGTCATCTCTGGACACAAAGATGGACCAAGAAATGCTGCTGTTACTGAGAGCACTTGAACAAAAGGGAGTGGAGTTCACAGCTATGCTTCAGAAGCTG CATGAAGAGGTTCCTGAAGTTGAAACACTCATTGATAGCTCTCTACAGTGGGTAACTAGGGCAACTAATCCAGAAATTACTGTGAAAGAAAAGTGGGAGAACAAGCTTACT GAATTCACATATATCAAAGAAGAGAAGCTAAATCTTTGTATATTAATGCTGAACAGCTTGAGAAACCACAAAGAATCCCTTGATAAAGGGTTTGCCAAATTGATAGAGATTTTGAAGAGATTCAGcctggaatatttttatttcagaaaagaatTTCTTCCCAG GCAGAAACAACTAGAAGCCATCACACAACTGCAAGAGGATGCTGTCAACCAGGAAGCCATCCTCAGGAAGAAGGTCCAAGAAGCCAGCCAATGGTTGGAGGGGGCAGCGGAGCAGGTAGGGTGGCCTTTGACTACATTATATGCGCAGGAAGTCTCCTCAGATGTCCTTAAAACCCTGAAGTAA